From the Aquitalea magnusonii genome, one window contains:
- a CDS encoding DUF2399 domain-containing protein, with amino-acid sequence MSSWLARISPELVERLPIGARGHHLLLQPTLAPTPLLLPPADQALLQRWLALRVMRQRWTTLVAQSGDAAQAEDLLRRLLECGWCEVELHAEPGRLGQWEPFWVSWREVYQLRSLIGLPDADARDEVVQLWRGWQPQNPQLQTLADSLTQRVQSSTLERRLKIAQGLDNWLTAGLWGTERQFSQYALGRSKAFGEADRRWLAEFGIALESCGISRHTPHVFLSGALTLYAAGQPLLSAALLQSGLALAPEALQQVDAVRGTVQMVRIVENLSVFEVLTRQAEPVLTIWVPGYPHRRWLDAVGHVLALLRLPVQVACDLDPSGVAIALQVGELAGKAGCAWQPWRMQADDLTLACGGQSLSEDDQQALARLARQPLPPMLADLCAAMLERQLKVEQEALFIGHTGDAAVG; translated from the coding sequence ATGTCCAGCTGGCTTGCCCGTATTTCCCCGGAACTAGTGGAGCGCCTGCCCATTGGTGCGCGCGGCCATCATCTGCTGCTACAACCCACCCTGGCCCCCACGCCCTTGCTGTTGCCACCGGCCGATCAGGCCCTGCTGCAGCGCTGGCTGGCCTTGCGCGTGATGCGCCAGCGCTGGACTACTCTCGTGGCGCAAAGTGGCGATGCGGCCCAGGCCGAAGACTTGCTGCGCCGCCTGCTGGAGTGCGGCTGGTGCGAGGTGGAACTGCATGCCGAACCGGGCCGGCTGGGCCAGTGGGAGCCGTTCTGGGTGAGCTGGCGCGAGGTGTACCAGTTGCGCAGCCTGATCGGCCTGCCGGATGCAGATGCGCGTGATGAAGTCGTCCAGCTATGGCGCGGCTGGCAGCCGCAAAATCCGCAGCTGCAAACCCTGGCGGACAGCCTCACCCAGCGCGTGCAGTCCTCCACGCTGGAGCGGCGCTTGAAAATAGCCCAGGGGCTGGATAACTGGCTGACCGCAGGCTTGTGGGGCACCGAACGGCAGTTTTCCCAGTATGCGCTGGGCCGCAGCAAGGCCTTTGGCGAGGCCGACCGGCGCTGGCTGGCCGAGTTCGGCATTGCGCTGGAATCCTGTGGCATTTCGCGCCATACCCCGCACGTTTTCCTGTCCGGCGCGCTGACGCTCTATGCCGCCGGTCAGCCCTTGTTGTCTGCCGCCTTGTTGCAAAGCGGCCTGGCACTGGCACCGGAAGCGCTGCAACAAGTGGATGCGGTGCGCGGGACCGTGCAGATGGTGCGCATAGTGGAAAACCTCAGCGTGTTTGAAGTACTGACCCGGCAAGCCGAGCCCGTACTCACCATCTGGGTGCCGGGCTATCCGCACCGGCGCTGGCTGGACGCGGTGGGGCATGTGCTGGCCTTGCTGCGCTTGCCGGTGCAGGTGGCCTGTGACCTGGACCCGTCCGGCGTAGCCATTGCGCTGCAAGTGGGCGAACTGGCCGGCAAGGCCGGCTGCGCCTGGCAGCCGTGGCGTATGCAGGCCGATGACCTGACCCTGGCCTGTGGCGGCCAGTCGCTCAGCGAAGACGACCAGCAGGCACTGGCCCGGCTGGCACGACAACCCTTGCCCCCCATGCTGGCCGACTTGTGCGCTGCCATGCTGGAACGCCAGCTCAAGGTAGAGCAGGAGGCGCTGTTTATCGGCCATACCGGGGACGCTGCCGTCGGCTAG
- a CDS encoding ATP-binding protein, with protein sequence MFQMKSVEMVHWDFWQRLAVPLDAQIVTIIGPNGSGKTTLLDAMRTLLAIKCSGKRDYKRYVRNNREPFAYLRGVVDNPRRPSGGLYPTPFFPIVSDAVTLLCRIKKQGGDWVRHYAILDGDVPLELAEAQAQWLGVQEYRRRLEVAGLTPAVGEVLALEQGDTDKLTEYSPKQLLDLVFQVFGDKDVLDNYQRARDEQRATELELEALTRQEEALEARVETMKTRAGRFLEWRQLSQTIRRLQDEALPVLAYLDGKSALGQTWQNYRAAYGQLSRTRREHHDTLQLVAKLKAAEVAAGEARQAAEQARLQAQEQFMAAKAEHASVSGQLKERDRLQALASREYGADAAALSDKLSGLRSEAEQLKDGLRDLNRQRVDLKNHVEALEIGRGRSPEEVRQFKAALDEANIGHAMLSDIIEVMDAGWQGAVEAMLRPYRHVVLLENPQQKGEAWRLGEKLRFRHFVVPERSSPPPARKGSLLEVIRFSANAPDWLYQQLNKVSRVENAQAGAAVDGDWITRDGYFRERRGARHIGVAAHEFAFGEGARQSRLLALRDELKQLNVRILADEERLVAITREAAGLAEYLGGMDAIRQLDSRAEEFAALAARLDSLQAQQQELGAQLAEASATKDAADQRYSDARLEHDRICQREQESLSRYDGKRQEVENSRRQLRRLLAELREWAERLPADALAAEHVAALEEEYESAADARHQLNYLQERLQGGEWETDESVLALRDKLADDLAQIDRERQRRQSEVDRSRELTDDARAAYMGKLRATVRAYGANIKRLGELAGIGVDVELPTLENDDAALAQAGLTLRFNFDQKGLMGMNDGEASGGQQVMKSLILLIGLMMDEANPSGFVFIDEPFAHLDIFNIDRVAGFLKATEAQYLITTPNTHNINIFAPSELTLATRKKRPGEQWAPPILQTRRRVDAPQADPQA encoded by the coding sequence ATGTTCCAGATGAAATCGGTAGAAATGGTGCACTGGGACTTCTGGCAACGGCTGGCCGTGCCGCTGGACGCGCAGATTGTCACCATCATCGGCCCCAATGGCTCGGGCAAAACCACCTTGCTGGATGCCATGCGCACCCTGCTGGCCATCAAGTGCTCGGGCAAGCGCGACTACAAGCGCTATGTGCGCAACAACCGCGAGCCCTTTGCCTACCTGCGCGGCGTGGTGGACAACCCGCGTCGTCCGTCCGGCGGCCTGTATCCCACGCCGTTCTTTCCCATCGTCAGCGATGCGGTGACGCTGCTGTGCCGCATCAAGAAACAGGGCGGCGACTGGGTGCGGCATTACGCCATTCTGGACGGTGATGTGCCGCTGGAACTGGCCGAGGCGCAAGCGCAATGGCTGGGTGTGCAGGAATACCGTCGCCGGCTGGAGGTGGCTGGCCTCACCCCCGCCGTGGGCGAGGTGCTGGCGCTGGAGCAGGGCGATACCGACAAGCTGACCGAGTACAGCCCCAAACAATTGCTGGACCTGGTGTTCCAGGTATTCGGCGACAAGGACGTGCTGGACAACTACCAGCGCGCCCGTGACGAACAACGCGCCACCGAGCTGGAACTGGAAGCACTCACCCGGCAGGAAGAAGCACTGGAAGCGCGGGTGGAAACCATGAAAACCCGCGCCGGGCGTTTTCTGGAATGGCGTCAGCTCAGCCAGACCATCCGCCGCCTGCAGGACGAAGCCCTGCCGGTGCTGGCCTATCTGGATGGCAAGAGCGCGCTGGGCCAGACCTGGCAAAACTACCGCGCCGCCTACGGCCAGCTCAGCCGCACCCGGCGTGAGCATCACGACACCCTGCAACTGGTGGCCAAGCTCAAGGCCGCCGAAGTGGCCGCTGGCGAAGCACGTCAGGCGGCCGAGCAGGCCCGTTTGCAGGCGCAGGAGCAGTTCATGGCCGCCAAGGCCGAACATGCCAGCGTCAGTGGCCAGCTGAAAGAGCGCGACCGCCTGCAAGCCCTGGCCAGCCGCGAATACGGTGCCGATGCCGCCGCGCTGTCCGACAAGCTGTCCGGCCTGCGCAGTGAGGCCGAGCAACTGAAAGACGGCCTGCGCGACCTGAACCGCCAGCGCGTCGACCTGAAAAACCATGTCGAGGCACTGGAAATCGGCCGTGGCCGCTCGCCGGAAGAAGTGCGCCAGTTCAAGGCGGCGCTGGACGAGGCCAATATCGGCCACGCCATGCTGTCCGACATCATCGAGGTGATGGACGCCGGCTGGCAGGGCGCGGTGGAAGCCATGCTGCGTCCGTACCGCCATGTGGTATTGCTGGAAAATCCGCAGCAAAAGGGCGAGGCCTGGCGCTTGGGTGAAAAACTGCGCTTCCGCCATTTTGTGGTGCCGGAACGCAGCAGCCCGCCGCCGGCGCGCAAGGGCAGCCTGCTGGAGGTAATCCGCTTTTCCGCCAATGCGCCGGACTGGCTGTACCAGCAGTTGAACAAGGTCAGCCGGGTGGAAAATGCCCAGGCCGGTGCCGCGGTGGATGGCGACTGGATTACCCGCGACGGTTACTTCCGCGAACGACGCGGGGCGCGCCATATCGGCGTGGCCGCGCATGAATTTGCCTTTGGCGAAGGTGCGCGCCAGTCGCGCCTGCTGGCACTGCGCGATGAACTGAAACAGCTGAACGTGCGCATTCTGGCCGACGAAGAACGGCTGGTGGCCATCACCCGCGAAGCGGCCGGGCTGGCCGAATACCTGGGCGGCATGGACGCCATCCGCCAACTGGACAGCCGTGCCGAAGAGTTTGCCGCACTTGCCGCCCGGCTGGACAGCCTGCAAGCGCAGCAGCAAGAGCTGGGCGCGCAACTGGCCGAAGCCAGTGCCACCAAGGATGCGGCCGACCAGCGCTACAGCGATGCGCGGCTGGAGCACGACCGCATCTGCCAGCGCGAACAGGAAAGCCTGTCGCGCTACGACGGGAAGCGTCAGGAAGTGGAAAACAGCCGCCGCCAGCTGCGCCGCCTGCTGGCCGAACTGCGCGAGTGGGCCGAGCGTTTGCCCGCCGATGCCTTGGCCGCCGAGCATGTGGCCGCGCTGGAAGAGGAATACGAAAGCGCTGCCGATGCGCGCCATCAGCTGAATTACCTGCAAGAGCGGCTGCAAGGCGGCGAATGGGAAACCGACGAGTCGGTACTGGCGCTGCGCGACAAGCTGGCCGACGACCTGGCGCAAATCGACCGCGAACGCCAGCGCCGCCAGAGCGAGGTGGACCGCTCGCGTGAACTCACCGACGACGCCCGCGCCGCCTATATGGGCAAGCTGCGCGCCACGGTGCGGGCTTATGGTGCCAATATCAAGCGTCTGGGCGAACTGGCCGGCATCGGTGTGGATGTGGAACTGCCCACGCTGGAAAACGACGACGCCGCGCTGGCCCAGGCCGGGCTGACGCTGCGCTTCAACTTCGACCAGAAGGGCCTGATGGGCATGAACGACGGCGAGGCTTCCGGCGGTCAGCAGGTGATGAAGTCGCTGATCCTGCTGATCGGCCTGATGATGGACGAGGCCAATCCGTCCGGCTTCGTGTTCATTGACGAACCCTTCGCCCACCTCGATATTTTCAACATCGACCGGGTGGCGGGCTTCCTCAAGGCTACCGAGGCGCAGTATCTGATCACCACGCCCAACACCCACAACATCAATATCTTTGCACCATCGGAACTGACGCTGGCCACCCGCAAGAAGCGGCCGGGCGAGCAGTGGGCCCCGCCCATCCTGCAAACCCGCCGCCGGGTGGATGCGCCGCAGGCAGACCCGCAAGCATGA